Proteins from a single region of Ziziphus jujuba cultivar Dongzao chromosome 1, ASM3175591v1:
- the LOC107408013 gene encoding uncharacterized protein LOC107408013 isoform X4 codes for MGGACSRKRNQLEDEDNLHGGISRRYSKSGSSKWLATSFSRSATDIQLGTGKCLSLMDLCVHKICEDIDNYKTFSMLPRDISQQILNKLVYSRRLTDVSLEKFRDCALQDLYLGECPGVDDGWMDVITSQGSSLLSVDLSGSDVTDNGLVHLKPCTNLQALNFNYCDQISDHGLQHISGLSNLTSISFRRNNAITAQGMSAFAGLVNLVKLDLERCPKIHGGLVHLEGLTRLESLNIKWCNCITDADITSLAGLTNLKGLQISCCKVTDNGISYLKALAALRYLNLSRCCLSDSGCEMFSRFGNLKVLILAFNDISDACLVHLKGLANLESLNLDSCRIGDDGLVNLTGLHRLKCLELSDTDVGSNGLRHLSGLVHLESINLSFTVITDSGLRKLSGLSSLKSLNLDARQITDGGLAALTSLTSLTHLDLFAARITDSGTSYLRNFKNLRSLEICGGWLTDAGIKNIKDLSSLTLLNLSQNSNLTDKTLELISGLTGLVSLNVSNSRITSGGLRHLKTLKNLKSLTLESCKVTANDIKKLQSNDLPNLISFRPE; via the exons ATGGGGGGAGCTTGTTCTAGGAAGAGAAACCAACTAGAGGACGAAGATAATTTACATGGAGGGATTTCTAGAAGATATAGCAAAAGTGGAAGTTCGAAATGGTTGGCAACCTCATTCAGTCGATCTGCTACAGATATTCAACTGGGTACAGGGAAATGCCTATCCCTCATGGACTTGTGCGTCCATAAAATATGTGAG gACATTGATAATTATAAAACCTTCTCTATGCTGCCAAGGGATATTAGTCAGCAAATCCTAAACAAATTGGTATATTCTAGACGTCTTACTGATGTTTCCCTTGAAAAGTTTCGCGATTGTGCTCTGCAG GATCTTTACTTGGGAGAATGTCCTGGAGTGGATGATGGTTGGATGGATGTCATTACATCGCAGGGTTCATCTCTACTTTCTGTAGATCTGTCTGGTTCTGATGTTACAGACAATGGATTGGTTCATCTCAAGCCTTGCACAAATCTCCAagcattaaattttaattattgtgaCCAAATTTCAGACCATGGGCTTCAACACATCAGCG GTCTCTCAAACTTGACAAGTATAAGTTTTAGAAGAAACAATGCAATTACTGCTCAAGGAATGAGTGCCTTTGCTGGCCTAGTCAACTTGGTCAAGTTGGATCTGGAGAGATGTCCTAAGATCCATGGTGGACTTGTTCATCTTGAAG GTTTAACGAGGTTGGAATCTCTTAATATTAAATGGTGCAATTGCATAACAGATGCTGATATAACGAGCCTTGCAG GGCTTACAAACTTGAAGGGACTACAAATTTCCTGCTGTAAAGTTACTGATAATGGCATTTCTTACTTGAAAG CTCTTGCGGCCCTGCGATATCTGAATCTTAGTAGATGTTGTCTGTCTGACAGTGGATGTGAGATGTTTTCTC gatttgggaatttaaaagtattaatCTTGGCATTCAATGACATCTCAGATGCTTGTTTGGTGCACTTAAAAG GTTTGGCAAATCTGGAGAGCTTGAACTTAGATTCCTGTAGGATTGGTGATGATGGCCTGGTTAACCTGACAG GCCTTCACCGTTTGAAATGTTTGGAGCTGTCTGACACTGATGTTGGAAGCAATGGGCTCCGCCATTTATCTG GTTTGGTTCATCTGGAGAGTATAAATCTTTCATTCACAGTAATTACAGATAGTGGATTGAGAAAACTTTCTGGTCTCTCATCTCTTAAATCACTTAATTTGGATGCTCGCCAAATTACAGATGGTGGACTTGCTGCTCTTACAA GTTTGACCTCATTGACACATCTGGATCTTTTTGCAGCTCGTATAACAGATTCTGGAACGAGCTATTTACGAA ACTTTAAGAACCTGAGATCCTTGGAAATTTGTGGTGGATGGTTGACTGATGCTGGCATAAAGAATATTAAGGACCTTTCATCTCTGACGTTGTTGAATCTATCACAGAACTCCAACCTGACGGATAAAACCTTGGAGTTGATTTCTG GGCTAACAGGATTGGTGTCTTTAAATGTGTCAAATTCGCGTATCACCAGTGGAGGACTCCGACATCTGAAAACACTGAAGAACTTAAAATCACTGACATTGGAGTCGTGCAAGGTGACAGCAAATGACATCAAGAAGCTTCAATCAAATGACCTCCCTAATCTGATAAGCTTCCGACCGGAGTAG
- the LOC107407606 gene encoding phosphopantothenoylcysteine decarboxylase subunit VHS3-like isoform X2 has protein sequence MAMPFSVFSSSSLFLMVGLIRIRSLPDDNIAFTNLVGKDQRFPMAELNKVKEPVAENKNAGESEDNEDDDHDDDEDDDNESGDDSNDDDDDEDSDDDIETNGDGGSDDEDDDEDDSDDDEDDDDEEDDDEDDEEEQPQPPTKKKK, from the exons ATGGCTATGCCTTTCTCGGTCTTTTCCTCTTCTAGCCTCTTCCTAATGGTCGGACTAATAAGG ATTAGGTCACTGCCAGATGATAATATTGCTTTTACCAATTTAGTTGGAAAAGATCAGAG ATTTCCAATGGCTGAACTTAACAAAGTAAAAGAGCCTGTCGCTGAAAATAAGAATGCTGGTGAAAGTGAGGACAATGAAGACGATGACCACGATGATGACgaagatgatgataatgagTCAGGAGATGAtagtaatgatgatgatgatgatgaggattCTGATGATGATATTGAGACTAATGGTGATGGAGGAAgcgatgatgaagatgatgacgaAGATGACAGTGATGATGacgaggatgatgatgatgaagaggacgatgatgaagatgatgaagaagagcAACCCCAGCCTCCTaccaaaaagaagaagtaa
- the LOC107408013 gene encoding uncharacterized protein LOC107408013 isoform X2, with product MFWKRNQLEDEDNLHGGISRRYSKSGSSKWLATSFSRSATDIQLGTGKCLSLMDLCVHKICEDIDNYKTFSMLPRDISQQILNKLVYSRRLTDVSLEKFRDCALQDLYLGECPGVDDGWMDVITSQGSSLLSVDLSGSDVTDNGLVHLKPCTNLQALNFNYCDQISDHGLQHISGLSNLTSISFRRNNAITAQGMSAFAGLVNLVKLDLERCPKIHGGLVHLEGLTRLESLNIKWCNCITDADITSLAGLTNLKGLQISCCKVTDNGISYLKGLHKLSLLNLEGCPVTAACLDSLSALAALRYLNLSRCCLSDSGCEMFSRFGNLKVLILAFNDISDACLVHLKGLANLESLNLDSCRIGDDGLVNLTGLHRLKCLELSDTDVGSNGLRHLSGLVHLESINLSFTVITDSGLRKLSGLSSLKSLNLDARQITDGGLAALTSLTSLTHLDLFAARITDSGTSYLRNFKNLRSLEICGGWLTDAGIKNIKDLSSLTLLNLSQNSNLTDKTLELISGLTGLVSLNVSNSRITSGGLRHLKTLKNLKSLTLESCKVTANDIKKLQSNDLPNLISFRPE from the exons ATGTTCTG GAAGAGAAACCAACTAGAGGACGAAGATAATTTACATGGAGGGATTTCTAGAAGATATAGCAAAAGTGGAAGTTCGAAATGGTTGGCAACCTCATTCAGTCGATCTGCTACAGATATTCAACTGGGTACAGGGAAATGCCTATCCCTCATGGACTTGTGCGTCCATAAAATATGTGAG gACATTGATAATTATAAAACCTTCTCTATGCTGCCAAGGGATATTAGTCAGCAAATCCTAAACAAATTGGTATATTCTAGACGTCTTACTGATGTTTCCCTTGAAAAGTTTCGCGATTGTGCTCTGCAG GATCTTTACTTGGGAGAATGTCCTGGAGTGGATGATGGTTGGATGGATGTCATTACATCGCAGGGTTCATCTCTACTTTCTGTAGATCTGTCTGGTTCTGATGTTACAGACAATGGATTGGTTCATCTCAAGCCTTGCACAAATCTCCAagcattaaattttaattattgtgaCCAAATTTCAGACCATGGGCTTCAACACATCAGCG GTCTCTCAAACTTGACAAGTATAAGTTTTAGAAGAAACAATGCAATTACTGCTCAAGGAATGAGTGCCTTTGCTGGCCTAGTCAACTTGGTCAAGTTGGATCTGGAGAGATGTCCTAAGATCCATGGTGGACTTGTTCATCTTGAAG GTTTAACGAGGTTGGAATCTCTTAATATTAAATGGTGCAATTGCATAACAGATGCTGATATAACGAGCCTTGCAG GGCTTACAAACTTGAAGGGACTACAAATTTCCTGCTGTAAAGTTACTGATAATGGCATTTCTTACTTGAAAG GTCTTCATAAGCTTTCTTTGTTGAACTTGGAAGGATGCCCAGTTACTGCTGCATGCTTGGATTCTCTTTCCG CTCTTGCGGCCCTGCGATATCTGAATCTTAGTAGATGTTGTCTGTCTGACAGTGGATGTGAGATGTTTTCTC gatttgggaatttaaaagtattaatCTTGGCATTCAATGACATCTCAGATGCTTGTTTGGTGCACTTAAAAG GTTTGGCAAATCTGGAGAGCTTGAACTTAGATTCCTGTAGGATTGGTGATGATGGCCTGGTTAACCTGACAG GCCTTCACCGTTTGAAATGTTTGGAGCTGTCTGACACTGATGTTGGAAGCAATGGGCTCCGCCATTTATCTG GTTTGGTTCATCTGGAGAGTATAAATCTTTCATTCACAGTAATTACAGATAGTGGATTGAGAAAACTTTCTGGTCTCTCATCTCTTAAATCACTTAATTTGGATGCTCGCCAAATTACAGATGGTGGACTTGCTGCTCTTACAA GTTTGACCTCATTGACACATCTGGATCTTTTTGCAGCTCGTATAACAGATTCTGGAACGAGCTATTTACGAA ACTTTAAGAACCTGAGATCCTTGGAAATTTGTGGTGGATGGTTGACTGATGCTGGCATAAAGAATATTAAGGACCTTTCATCTCTGACGTTGTTGAATCTATCACAGAACTCCAACCTGACGGATAAAACCTTGGAGTTGATTTCTG GGCTAACAGGATTGGTGTCTTTAAATGTGTCAAATTCGCGTATCACCAGTGGAGGACTCCGACATCTGAAAACACTGAAGAACTTAAAATCACTGACATTGGAGTCGTGCAAGGTGACAGCAAATGACATCAAGAAGCTTCAATCAAATGACCTCCCTAATCTGATAAGCTTCCGACCGGAGTAG
- the LOC107407606 gene encoding phosphopantothenoylcysteine decarboxylase subunit VHS3-like isoform X3 codes for MSWSSAEEQKKQLAVLERSYYYVDGTKMHNLRFPMAELNKVKEPVAENKNAGESEDNEDDDHDDDEDDDNESGDDSNDDDDDEDSDDDIETNGDGGSDDEDDDEDDSDDDEDDDDEEDDDEDDEEEQPQPPTKKKK; via the exons ATGTCTTGGTCTTCGGCGGAGGAGCAGAAAAAACAACTGGCCGTATTAGAGCGCTCCTACTATTACGTGGACGGAACAAAAATGCACAATCTGAG ATTTCCAATGGCTGAACTTAACAAAGTAAAAGAGCCTGTCGCTGAAAATAAGAATGCTGGTGAAAGTGAGGACAATGAAGACGATGACCACGATGATGACgaagatgatgataatgagTCAGGAGATGAtagtaatgatgatgatgatgatgaggattCTGATGATGATATTGAGACTAATGGTGATGGAGGAAgcgatgatgaagatgatgacgaAGATGACAGTGATGATGacgaggatgatgatgatgaagaggacgatgatgaagatgatgaagaagagcAACCCCAGCCTCCTaccaaaaagaagaagtaa
- the LOC107407606 gene encoding phosphopantothenoylcysteine decarboxylase subunit VHS3-like isoform X1 — MEVQGLYNSALNFEANVLSMVESLVVETALLAQKSLLGFLLVIRSLPDDNIAFTNLVGKDQRFPMAELNKVKEPVAENKNAGESEDNEDDDHDDDEDDDNESGDDSNDDDDDEDSDDDIETNGDGGSDDEDDDEDDSDDDEDDDDEEDDDEDDEEEQPQPPTKKKK, encoded by the exons ATGGAGGTGCAGGGTCTGTACAACAGTGCTCTTAACTTTGAGGCTAATGTATTGTCCATGGTGGAATCTTTGGTAGTGGAGACTGCTCTGCTTGCTCAAAAATCCCTGCTTGGATTTCTCTTGGTG ATTAGGTCACTGCCAGATGATAATATTGCTTTTACCAATTTAGTTGGAAAAGATCAGAG ATTTCCAATGGCTGAACTTAACAAAGTAAAAGAGCCTGTCGCTGAAAATAAGAATGCTGGTGAAAGTGAGGACAATGAAGACGATGACCACGATGATGACgaagatgatgataatgagTCAGGAGATGAtagtaatgatgatgatgatgatgaggattCTGATGATGATATTGAGACTAATGGTGATGGAGGAAgcgatgatgaagatgatgacgaAGATGACAGTGATGATGacgaggatgatgatgatgaagaggacgatgatgaagatgatgaagaagagcAACCCCAGCCTCCTaccaaaaagaagaagtaa
- the LOC107407423 gene encoding uncharacterized protein LOC107407423, producing MSMASLSADLATTILGFSYRRPNSLSRLQATLLFPNLWRPKSLHFQSQTLSYHSKPFRSSLVAVDFSKPKRGSRRFTVASTATTTSQSESSDVSTTKIPRDDRIPATIITGFLGSGKTTLLNHILTAEHGKRIAVIENEYGEVDIDGSLVAAKTTGAEDIVMLNNGCLCCTVRGDLVRMISELVNKKKGKFDHIVIETTGLANPAPIIQTFYAEDNIFNDVKLDGVVTLVDAKHAGFHLDEVKPKGVVNEAVEQIAYADRIIVNKTDLVGEPDIASLVQRIRNINHMAQLKRTKFGKVDLDYVLGIGGFDLERIDSAIDTDSAKEDSHDHHDHEHDHEHHHHHHDDHKHEHHDGHHSHDHTHDPGVSSVCIVCEGSLDLEKANIWLGTLLLERSEDIYRMKGLLSVQGMDERFVFQGVHDIFQGSPDRLWGKDEPRVNKIVFIGKNLDAQELEKGFKGCLL from the exons ATGTCCATGGCTTCTCTATCAGCCGACCTGGCTACCACCATCCTTGGCTTCTCGTATCGACGCCCCAATTCGCTTTCTCGGCTCCAAGCCACACTGCTTTTCCCTAATCTCTGGAGACCCAAGTCGCTCCATTTCCAATCCCAAACTTTAAGCTACCACTCCAAGCCGTTTCGCTCGAGTCTCGTCGCCGTCGACTTCTCCAAGCCCAAGAGAGGTTCGAGAAGGTTCACAGTCGCTTCCACGGCCACAACGACGTCGCAGAGTGAAAGTTCTGATGTTTCCACCACCAAGATTCCTCGTGATGATCGTATTCCTGCTACCATTATCACCGGCTTCTTGGGCTCTGGGAAG ACAACGTTGCTTAACCATATATTGACAGCCGAGCATGGGAAGCGAATTGCAGTTATTGAGAATGAG TATGGTGAGGTAGACATTGATGGGTCTCTGGTTGCGGCAAAAACTACTGGAGCCGAAGATATTGTTATGCTGAATAATGGCTGTCTTTGCTGCACTGTGAGGGGTGACCTTGTGAGGATGATTTCAGAATTAGttaataaaaagaaagggaaatttGATCATATCGTTATAGAGACCACAG GATTGGCAAACCCAGCACCCATCATTCAGACATTTTATGCTGAAGACAACATATTTAATGATGTCAAGTTAGATGGTGTTGTCACTTTGGTTGATGCTAAACATGCTGGATTTCATCTGGATGAAGTTAAGCCAAAAGGAGTAGTAAATGAAGCAGTAGAGCAGATTGCTTATGCTGATCGTATTATTGTAAATAAG ACTGATCTTGTTGGGGAGCCAGATATCGCTTCATTGGTCCAACGGATAAGG AACATCAATCACATGGCTCAACTGAAGCGGACAAAGTTTGGAAAAGTTGACTTGGATTATGTTCTTGGCATTGGAGGCTTTGATTTGGAGAG GATAGATAGTGCTATTGATACTGACAGTGCAAAGGAAGATAGCCATGATCATCATGATCATGAACATGACCATGaacatcatcaccatcatcatgaCGATCACAAGCATG AACATCATGATGGCCACCACTCCCATGACCACACTCATGATCCTGGTGTTTCTTCTGTCTGCATAGTTTGCGAAGGGAGCTTAGATCTTGAGAAG GCTAATATATGGCTTGGTACACTATTGTTGGAACGGAGTGAGGATATATACCGTATGAAAGGCCTTTTATCTGTTCAGGGTATGGACGAGAGATTtgtgttccag GGAGTGCATGACATATTTCAAGGTTCACCTGATCGGTTGTGGGGTAAAGATGAACCAAGGGTAAACAAGATTGTTTTCATAGGGAAGAATTTGGATGCACAAGAATTAGAAAAGGGTTTTAAAGGCTGTTTACTGTGA
- the LOC107408013 gene encoding uncharacterized protein LOC107408013 isoform X1: MGGACSRKRNQLEDEDNLHGGISRRYSKSGSSKWLATSFSRSATDIQLGTGKCLSLMDLCVHKICEDIDNYKTFSMLPRDISQQILNKLVYSRRLTDVSLEKFRDCALQDLYLGECPGVDDGWMDVITSQGSSLLSVDLSGSDVTDNGLVHLKPCTNLQALNFNYCDQISDHGLQHISGLSNLTSISFRRNNAITAQGMSAFAGLVNLVKLDLERCPKIHGGLVHLEGLTRLESLNIKWCNCITDADITSLAGLTNLKGLQISCCKVTDNGISYLKGLHKLSLLNLEGCPVTAACLDSLSALAALRYLNLSRCCLSDSGCEMFSRFGNLKVLILAFNDISDACLVHLKGLANLESLNLDSCRIGDDGLVNLTGLHRLKCLELSDTDVGSNGLRHLSGLVHLESINLSFTVITDSGLRKLSGLSSLKSLNLDARQITDGGLAALTSLTSLTHLDLFAARITDSGTSYLRNFKNLRSLEICGGWLTDAGIKNIKDLSSLTLLNLSQNSNLTDKTLELISGLTGLVSLNVSNSRITSGGLRHLKTLKNLKSLTLESCKVTANDIKKLQSNDLPNLISFRPE; this comes from the exons ATGGGGGGAGCTTGTTCTAGGAAGAGAAACCAACTAGAGGACGAAGATAATTTACATGGAGGGATTTCTAGAAGATATAGCAAAAGTGGAAGTTCGAAATGGTTGGCAACCTCATTCAGTCGATCTGCTACAGATATTCAACTGGGTACAGGGAAATGCCTATCCCTCATGGACTTGTGCGTCCATAAAATATGTGAG gACATTGATAATTATAAAACCTTCTCTATGCTGCCAAGGGATATTAGTCAGCAAATCCTAAACAAATTGGTATATTCTAGACGTCTTACTGATGTTTCCCTTGAAAAGTTTCGCGATTGTGCTCTGCAG GATCTTTACTTGGGAGAATGTCCTGGAGTGGATGATGGTTGGATGGATGTCATTACATCGCAGGGTTCATCTCTACTTTCTGTAGATCTGTCTGGTTCTGATGTTACAGACAATGGATTGGTTCATCTCAAGCCTTGCACAAATCTCCAagcattaaattttaattattgtgaCCAAATTTCAGACCATGGGCTTCAACACATCAGCG GTCTCTCAAACTTGACAAGTATAAGTTTTAGAAGAAACAATGCAATTACTGCTCAAGGAATGAGTGCCTTTGCTGGCCTAGTCAACTTGGTCAAGTTGGATCTGGAGAGATGTCCTAAGATCCATGGTGGACTTGTTCATCTTGAAG GTTTAACGAGGTTGGAATCTCTTAATATTAAATGGTGCAATTGCATAACAGATGCTGATATAACGAGCCTTGCAG GGCTTACAAACTTGAAGGGACTACAAATTTCCTGCTGTAAAGTTACTGATAATGGCATTTCTTACTTGAAAG GTCTTCATAAGCTTTCTTTGTTGAACTTGGAAGGATGCCCAGTTACTGCTGCATGCTTGGATTCTCTTTCCG CTCTTGCGGCCCTGCGATATCTGAATCTTAGTAGATGTTGTCTGTCTGACAGTGGATGTGAGATGTTTTCTC gatttgggaatttaaaagtattaatCTTGGCATTCAATGACATCTCAGATGCTTGTTTGGTGCACTTAAAAG GTTTGGCAAATCTGGAGAGCTTGAACTTAGATTCCTGTAGGATTGGTGATGATGGCCTGGTTAACCTGACAG GCCTTCACCGTTTGAAATGTTTGGAGCTGTCTGACACTGATGTTGGAAGCAATGGGCTCCGCCATTTATCTG GTTTGGTTCATCTGGAGAGTATAAATCTTTCATTCACAGTAATTACAGATAGTGGATTGAGAAAACTTTCTGGTCTCTCATCTCTTAAATCACTTAATTTGGATGCTCGCCAAATTACAGATGGTGGACTTGCTGCTCTTACAA GTTTGACCTCATTGACACATCTGGATCTTTTTGCAGCTCGTATAACAGATTCTGGAACGAGCTATTTACGAA ACTTTAAGAACCTGAGATCCTTGGAAATTTGTGGTGGATGGTTGACTGATGCTGGCATAAAGAATATTAAGGACCTTTCATCTCTGACGTTGTTGAATCTATCACAGAACTCCAACCTGACGGATAAAACCTTGGAGTTGATTTCTG GGCTAACAGGATTGGTGTCTTTAAATGTGTCAAATTCGCGTATCACCAGTGGAGGACTCCGACATCTGAAAACACTGAAGAACTTAAAATCACTGACATTGGAGTCGTGCAAGGTGACAGCAAATGACATCAAGAAGCTTCAATCAAATGACCTCCCTAATCTGATAAGCTTCCGACCGGAGTAG
- the LOC107408013 gene encoding uncharacterized protein LOC107408013 isoform X3, which translates to MEGFLEDIAKVEVRNGWQPHSVDLLQIFNWVQGNAYPSWTCASIKYDIDNYKTFSMLPRDISQQILNKLVYSRRLTDVSLEKFRDCALQDLYLGECPGVDDGWMDVITSQGSSLLSVDLSGSDVTDNGLVHLKPCTNLQALNFNYCDQISDHGLQHISGLSNLTSISFRRNNAITAQGMSAFAGLVNLVKLDLERCPKIHGGLVHLEGLTRLESLNIKWCNCITDADITSLAGLTNLKGLQISCCKVTDNGISYLKGLHKLSLLNLEGCPVTAACLDSLSALAALRYLNLSRCCLSDSGCEMFSRFGNLKVLILAFNDISDACLVHLKGLANLESLNLDSCRIGDDGLVNLTGLHRLKCLELSDTDVGSNGLRHLSGLVHLESINLSFTVITDSGLRKLSGLSSLKSLNLDARQITDGGLAALTSLTSLTHLDLFAARITDSGTSYLRNFKNLRSLEICGGWLTDAGIKNIKDLSSLTLLNLSQNSNLTDKTLELISGLTGLVSLNVSNSRITSGGLRHLKTLKNLKSLTLESCKVTANDIKKLQSNDLPNLISFRPE; encoded by the exons ATGGAGGGATTTCTAGAAGATATAGCAAAAGTGGAAGTTCGAAATGGTTGGCAACCTCATTCAGTCGATCTGCTACAGATATTCAACTGGGTACAGGGAAATGCCTATCCCTCATGGACTTGTGCGTCCATAAAATAT gACATTGATAATTATAAAACCTTCTCTATGCTGCCAAGGGATATTAGTCAGCAAATCCTAAACAAATTGGTATATTCTAGACGTCTTACTGATGTTTCCCTTGAAAAGTTTCGCGATTGTGCTCTGCAG GATCTTTACTTGGGAGAATGTCCTGGAGTGGATGATGGTTGGATGGATGTCATTACATCGCAGGGTTCATCTCTACTTTCTGTAGATCTGTCTGGTTCTGATGTTACAGACAATGGATTGGTTCATCTCAAGCCTTGCACAAATCTCCAagcattaaattttaattattgtgaCCAAATTTCAGACCATGGGCTTCAACACATCAGCG GTCTCTCAAACTTGACAAGTATAAGTTTTAGAAGAAACAATGCAATTACTGCTCAAGGAATGAGTGCCTTTGCTGGCCTAGTCAACTTGGTCAAGTTGGATCTGGAGAGATGTCCTAAGATCCATGGTGGACTTGTTCATCTTGAAG GTTTAACGAGGTTGGAATCTCTTAATATTAAATGGTGCAATTGCATAACAGATGCTGATATAACGAGCCTTGCAG GGCTTACAAACTTGAAGGGACTACAAATTTCCTGCTGTAAAGTTACTGATAATGGCATTTCTTACTTGAAAG GTCTTCATAAGCTTTCTTTGTTGAACTTGGAAGGATGCCCAGTTACTGCTGCATGCTTGGATTCTCTTTCCG CTCTTGCGGCCCTGCGATATCTGAATCTTAGTAGATGTTGTCTGTCTGACAGTGGATGTGAGATGTTTTCTC gatttgggaatttaaaagtattaatCTTGGCATTCAATGACATCTCAGATGCTTGTTTGGTGCACTTAAAAG GTTTGGCAAATCTGGAGAGCTTGAACTTAGATTCCTGTAGGATTGGTGATGATGGCCTGGTTAACCTGACAG GCCTTCACCGTTTGAAATGTTTGGAGCTGTCTGACACTGATGTTGGAAGCAATGGGCTCCGCCATTTATCTG GTTTGGTTCATCTGGAGAGTATAAATCTTTCATTCACAGTAATTACAGATAGTGGATTGAGAAAACTTTCTGGTCTCTCATCTCTTAAATCACTTAATTTGGATGCTCGCCAAATTACAGATGGTGGACTTGCTGCTCTTACAA GTTTGACCTCATTGACACATCTGGATCTTTTTGCAGCTCGTATAACAGATTCTGGAACGAGCTATTTACGAA ACTTTAAGAACCTGAGATCCTTGGAAATTTGTGGTGGATGGTTGACTGATGCTGGCATAAAGAATATTAAGGACCTTTCATCTCTGACGTTGTTGAATCTATCACAGAACTCCAACCTGACGGATAAAACCTTGGAGTTGATTTCTG GGCTAACAGGATTGGTGTCTTTAAATGTGTCAAATTCGCGTATCACCAGTGGAGGACTCCGACATCTGAAAACACTGAAGAACTTAAAATCACTGACATTGGAGTCGTGCAAGGTGACAGCAAATGACATCAAGAAGCTTCAATCAAATGACCTCCCTAATCTGATAAGCTTCCGACCGGAGTAG